TCATATTATTTCGTAAAAGACGTGTGTATACACCAGAGAGTACAACACCCAAAGTAATCGCTGGTAAAATGAGATGTCTTAGTGTACTTATCAACATATCGAATCTTCCTGCCATAACACTATCAATAATATAGAGGCCAGTGTAATGCGGTGGTGCTAAACCAGGATCAGCCCTCTGACCAATCGGTAATATTCTGAAATATACTCCAAAAATAAGTTGTAACATAAGCCCAAACCATGGTATAAAAAGTGCATACGAAACAATGCTATAAAGTCGCATTGTAGTATCAAGGAGACCACGTTTCCATGCAGCAACAGTCCCTGTAATCAAACCTATAGTAACACTAACTAAAAAAGCAGCTACCGTTAACTCAAGGGTTGCAGGGAAGCGTTCCATTATGACACTTATTACTGGCCTATGATCAACAGACATCGTAGTCCCAAAATCACCTCTCAATATACCAAAGATGTAATCTACATATTGCTGGTATAACGGTTTGTTAAGGCCTGCTTGTTCTCTCATTGCAGCTACAACACTAGGTGGAGCGCGCATGCCTATCATAGCTATTATTGGATCTCCTATCATACGAAGAAGAACAAACACAATTGATAAAAGAATAAAAAGCGTAGGTATGATAAGCAAAACCCGCAATACTATATACTGCCACAGTTTCACGTTTTCTCCCTTTATCTAATAAGACCAGTAAATAAATATTTTTATTTAATAAATGAAATCTTCCAAATTAAAGTTCATCAAGTTCTCTGTTCTCTTAGACTGTTAATGATCTCTACACTTCTGCTAGCACCTATTCTTGTAGCTCCTGCTTTTATCATCGCTAATGCTTGTTCTGCTGTACGTATTCCTCCTGCAGCTTTTATTCCAATATGTTTGCTGATAGATTTTCTCATTAGCTCTACATCATGAATTGTTGCTCCGCCAGTTCCAAAGCCAGTGCTAGTTTTAACAAAATCTGCTCCGGCCTCTTCTGCAATTTTACAGGCAATTACTTTTTCTTCATCAGTTAGATAACATGTTTCGATTATGACTTTGACAAGTGCATTATATTTGCGGGCAACTTTTATTACTCCTTCAATATCTTTTTTAACTAATTCATAATTATGATCCTTCAAAGCGCCTATATTAATTACCATGTCTATTTCACTAGCTCCTAGTTTTAATACTTGTTCTGCTTCAAATGCTTTTACCTTTGGTAATGTTGAGCCAAAAGGAAATCCAACCACACTTACAACTCTAACTTCAGTATTCTTTAATAGTGATACAGCTAAGCTAACATAAGATGGATTTACGACTACTGAATAAAAACCATGTTCCACTGCATCCCTGCATAATTTTTCAATATCTGATCTGGTAGCGTCCGGTCTTAATAATGTGTGTTCAATCATTTTAGCTAGTTGTTCACGAGTTATTTTAATATTAGATTGTGTGTTCATGATAGCTCGATAACTATATTATGTTCATGTATATTTAAACACTAATGTTTTATTTTCAATATTTCTTTTTCTACTTCCTCAATATCCTTCTGAGTATCTATGGATCTCCAAAATACGTTTTTGAATGTTACTGCATTTAATTTGTTAATCTTTGCTAGTTCTGGAAACGTTATTCTTTCTATATCCCCCTTTTCGGGAAGATAGTTGAAGACATCTGGCTTGAAATAGTATACACCCGCATTAATCCAATAATCTAATTGCGGTTTTTCTATAAAGTTTTTAATAAAATTTCCATCTGTAATTTCAACTATACCATAGGGGCTTCTCAATGGAACTAACGCCATTGTTCCGGTATTTTCATTATTATTTCTTGCCAATTCTAGGGGATTAAGGTTTGTTATTATATCTCCGTTAATTGTAAGAAAACCATTCTCATTCTTTAATAAGGCTTCAGTATTTTTCAGAGCTCCACCTGTACCCAATGGTTCATCCTCTATAGAATAATATATTTTCACACCATATTTTGAACCACTTCCTATGGTTTCAAGAAATTTCTCTTTCATATAACCTGCACATACTATAAATTCTCTAATATCATAAGAAATAAGCCAATCAATTTGCCACTCAATAATAGATTTACCACTAATTTCTATTAGTGCTTTTGGACGACTATCAGTGAGGGGGCGCAATCTTTTACCATAACCACCAGCAAGTATAACAGCCTTCAAAACGTTCACCACTTAACAAAAGTTTTAAACATCTATAAATTTACCGCCCAACAATCATAAACATATATTATATCAGAAATACTTTATGATTGAAGACCTTTTGCTTTTAGATGAAAAACCTTGACAATTTAAGTATCTCTTATAGAAAAGATTTTCAATAAGTTATGACTCATTATTTGATCAGTCGCTTCCACACAAAATGTTCACTGAATAAGTAATTACTTATGAACCCTAGAAAAATACCTAGAATGTTTGAGAGTAAATAATGAAATCCTAAACTAGTAAGTAACACTAAGGATGCAAAATTTACAATGGCACCTAATAATACACTTACATGATACTTAGCAAGACTGTCCAAGTATGTATTAATTTTTTTAGTGCTACGTGTCTTAAATGTCCATATGTTATTTAATAAGTGATTACTTATTATTGATGTTTCTATTGCTAATGGACTTGCGTAAATAAGCTTCAAACTGTTCTCAACTAAATAGTAAAGTACTCCTTCGTTAACCAAGATGCCTATCACGCCTACCATCATGAATTTTATTATTCTGTATTCGTTTAGTTTAAGTATTAAATTTAGATAACGTAGCATCTCGCTAAGGCTAAGTTTACTTTTACCTCGTTTTCTTGTAATAAAGGTATATGGAATCTCGGCAATTTTAATGTTCTCAACTTTTGATTGGTACAAGAGTTCCAAGAGGATCTTATATCCGTGTGTGCTTGGTATAAAATTATTTATAGAAGTTCTTTTAAACGCAAAGAAACCTGATAATGGATCTTTAATAGCCTTTGTCTCAGGAAGTAACAGATGAGCTAACAATGTTGCTCCCTTACTTACTATTTTTCTATAAAAACTCCAACCTTTGATGATGCCACCTTCTACATATCTTGAAGCTATTACTATGTCGGAACCATTCTCAAGTGTTTTATAAATCTCCAAAAGCTTTTCAGGTGGATGTTGTAGATCAGCGTCCATTACTGCTATGTAATCTCCCGAGGCAATCTTCATGCCATCAGCTATAGCAGACCCAAGACCTAGTTTTCCGGGTCTTTTAAGAACCTTGATATTATTATACTTATCAGCGAGTTTCATAGCTTCTTCAGCAGTATTATCAGGACTATTATCGTCAACTATGATGATTTCTAGATTAAGCTCTAACGATTCTAGCTTCTTAATAAGCTCGCTAATATTCTCTCTTTCATTGTAAGTTGGTATTACTACACTAATTTTACGCAGCCTAACCACCAATTCTATCATAAAATAGTCCTTTAAAACAATAACTACTCTAGATCTTATGCTCCGATGATCCCGATTTTTTAGAATGATAACTTCGATAAAGTTTTATAGATGTTTTAGTAAGTGTTTTGTGAGTAACTATGCCCATATCAGATCCCGAAAAATTAATGCTTGCGCAAATGTATAAACTAAGTTACAAAATCTGTAGAAAATGCGGAGCACACAATCCAATGGATGCCACGCGTTGCAGAAAATGTAAAAGCAAAAATCTAAGACTGAAACATAGAGAAATCAAGAAAGTATAGTTATCCTATTTTGAATAAACTCTTTACTTAAACCTTAAATTTACTGTTAGAGCTTCTATGCATAAAATATTTATGTGAAGATTAATAGTGTATTCATATGCCAAAGTTTCACGACTTTATTGAATTTATAGGTGTTTTGAAGAACATTCCTAGAATTGGATGGATTCAGCGTGGTGTTCCATTACAGTTATGTGAGACTGTTGCTGAACATATTTTTGAAGTTTCAAGTCTTGCGCTCATGTTTTCTCAAAGAGTTATATATTCTGGTGTTCAGGTCGACTTATCAAAGGTGCTTTCGATGAGTATAATTCATGATTGGGCTGAGGCGATAACTGGAGATATTCCTAGATCACTAAGCAAATACTTTTCAATAAGCATGAAAGAAAACATAGAAATGATGATCCTCTCTGATATGTTTAAAGACGAGATGGATATTATAAAGAAATTTTTTGCAGAATATTTGGAAAGAAAGAGCACCGAGGCACAGTTAGTGAAGTTGGCTGATCATGTATCCACAGTGTTGCAGGGTAGAAGGTACTTGTCATCCGGCTATAATGTAAATGACATTGTAAACAACAGCACATCTGAAGCTTTAAAACTTGTTGAAAAAGGGGAACTAAGTGTATTAAAACATTTAATAGAAGAATTGTTGAGCAATTCAAGATAGAACATTCCATTTATATTTATTAAATGTACCTTTAAACAACTATATTAACAAGATAAAAATAAGATTAAGTATAATTTATCTTGGATTAGCAGTGAGCAGTATGTATCCCTCAAGGATCGTTATTAGCATTCCTGAAGCTCGCCTTAAATCTATACTAGATAAGGACTCATGGTTTATTTCTGAGGTAGAAAAAACTACTGGAACAAAAATTACTGTAAAAAAGGAAACTGGTGAAATTACAATCGATGTCAGTAAAAATTCTAAGCAAAGCGATATAATAAGGGCGAGAGAAATGATCCAAGCCTATGGACACGGATTCGATCCAAATGATGCATTAAGATTACGTAATTCTGATGTTTTTATGGAAATAATAAACCTTAAAGACTACTTATCATCATCTAATGATATCATCAGAGTGAAAGGAAGAATCATTGGAGCTGGTGGTAAAACTAAATCTACAATAATCGAGTTGACTGGTGCTAGTATCAGTATCAGTGATAATGAAATAGTCATAATAGGTGATTTCGAACAACTTCAAGTAGCTAAAAGAGCCATAGAAATGTTAATTAACGGTTCTCCGCATACCGTAGTTTATAGATTTTTAGAACGCTTTAAGTCAGCTCAAAAAATAAAATCACTAAAAAGTTTAGGAGGTGACACCTGATTGATAGAAGAGAAATACGAATCCATCTCTCCCGCTGATTTTTTCTATAGAAATAAGGAAATAGCAGGTTTTGATAATCCTGCCAGAGCTACATACACAATACTCAGGGAGCTCGTTGAGAATTCTTTAGATTCGTGCGAGAATAACGGAATAACACCAGATGTTGAGATACGTATGATAAGAATTAACGATACTAACGGAGTGCTTACCAGTAAAATATCAGAGAATGGAGACTTATTCAAAATACGTGTTATAGATAATGGTGGTGGTGTTCCTCAAGAACACATACCCTTAGCCTTCGGGCAGGTTTTCTATGG
This region of Thermoprotei archaeon genomic DNA includes:
- a CDS encoding ABC transporter permease; its protein translation is MKLWQYIVLRVLLIIPTLFILLSIVFVLLRMIGDPIIAMIGMRAPPSVVAAMREQAGLNKPLYQQYVDYIFGILRGDFGTTMSVDHRPVISVIMERFPATLELTVAAFLVSVTIGLITGTVAAWKRGLLDTTMRLYSIVSYALFIPWFGLMLQLIFGVYFRILPIGQRADPGLAPPHYTGLYIIDSVMAGRFDMLISTLRHLILPAITLGVVLSGVYTRLLRNNMIDVMGQDFILAYFARGIRDRKVLVHSLKNAFIPLVTMMGLQFAILLTGAILTETTFSWPGLGTMIVERIQYTDYTAVQGAVVFFALFVAVTNVVIDIIYAFLDPRISY
- the deoC gene encoding deoxyribose-phosphate aldolase, with the translated sequence MNTQSNIKITREQLAKMIEHTLLRPDATRSDIEKLCRDAVEHGFYSVVVNPSYVSLAVSLLKNTEVRVVSVVGFPFGSTLPKVKAFEAEQVLKLGASEIDMVINIGALKDHNYELVKKDIEGVIKVARKYNALVKVIIETCYLTDEEKVIACKIAEEAGADFVKTSTGFGTGGATIHDVELMRKSISKHIGIKAAGGIRTAEQALAMIKAGATRIGASRSVEIINSLREQRT
- a CDS encoding nucleotidyltransferase family protein, with amino-acid sequence MNVLKAVILAGGYGKRLRPLTDSRPKALIEISGKSIIEWQIDWLISYDIREFIVCAGYMKEKFLETIGSGSKYGVKIYYSIEDEPLGTGGALKNTEALLKNENGFLTINGDIITNLNPLELARNNNENTGTMALVPLRSPYGIVEITDGNFIKNFIEKPQLDYWINAGVYYFKPDVFNYLPEKGDIERITFPELAKINKLNAVTFKNVFWRSIDTQKDIEEVEKEILKIKH
- a CDS encoding glycosyltransferase; this encodes MIELVVRLRKISVVIPTYNERENISELIKKLESLELNLEIIIVDDNSPDNTAEEAMKLADKYNNIKVLKRPGKLGLGSAIADGMKIASGDYIAVMDADLQHPPEKLLEIYKTLENGSDIVIASRYVEGGIIKGWSFYRKIVSKGATLLAHLLLPETKAIKDPLSGFFAFKRTSINNFIPSTHGYKILLELLYQSKVENIKIAEIPYTFITRKRGKSKLSLSEMLRYLNLILKLNEYRIIKFMMVGVIGILVNEGVLYYLVENSLKLIYASPLAIETSIISNHLLNNIWTFKTRSTKKINTYLDSLAKYHVSVLLGAIVNFASLVLLTSLGFHYLLSNILGIFLGFISNYLFSEHFVWKRLIK
- a CDS encoding 50S ribosomal protein L40e, translating into MPISDPEKLMLAQMYKLSYKICRKCGAHNPMDATRCRKCKSKNLRLKHREIKKV
- a CDS encoding HD family hydrolase codes for the protein MPKFHDFIEFIGVLKNIPRIGWIQRGVPLQLCETVAEHIFEVSSLALMFSQRVIYSGVQVDLSKVLSMSIIHDWAEAITGDIPRSLSKYFSISMKENIEMMILSDMFKDEMDIIKKFFAEYLERKSTEAQLVKLADHVSTVLQGRRYLSSGYNVNDIVNNSTSEALKLVEKGELSVLKHLIEELLSNSR
- a CDS encoding KH domain-containing protein encodes the protein MYPSRIVISIPEARLKSILDKDSWFISEVEKTTGTKITVKKETGEITIDVSKNSKQSDIIRAREMIQAYGHGFDPNDALRLRNSDVFMEIINLKDYLSSSNDIIRVKGRIIGAGGKTKSTIIELTGASISISDNEIVIIGDFEQLQVAKRAIEMLINGSPHTVVYRFLERFKSAQKIKSLKSLGGDT